TATTGATGAGCTTTTGAAAACATCCGAAGAAATGAATATTTCTATGAGGGAAATGCTCTGGAGCCTGAATTCAGGAAATGATACCCTGGGAAGTTTCATAGACTATTCTAAAATGTATGCCCGGAATTTCCTTAAGAAGACAAATATTCAGCTGAGTATAGAGGATGAAAACATAATTTTTGAAACAGTCATCACCACAGAACAGAGACGGAATTTATTTTTATGTTTAAAGGAAGCCCTTAATAATGCTTACAAACACAGTCAGTCTGATCAACTAAAACTGTCGTTTATACAAAAAGATAAAGAATTCATGATGAAAGTTTCCGATAACGGAATCGGGATCCGTCATGACCAACCCGAGGGAAACGGACTTCGGAACATGAAAGGAAGAATGAAAGAACAGAATGGCCAATGCGAAATAACAACCGAAAACGGGACCCATCTTTTTTTCCGGATTGATTTATAATCACTTTTTCCAGCTTAATATAACAGCATCATTTCTAATGGTGCTGTTTTTTGTTGCAGAATCACCCGTTTGGGTAATTGACATGCAACTGTTTTAAGGGCAACTTTGAAGTATTAATTTTAAAATCAATAAACATGAAAACCCCAATTGATAACACATTTGAAGGCTTTAAAGTAGCATTAAAAAATGATCCTGATTTACAGAAGAAATTTCAGGAAGATCCTGTAAAAGCAGTAGAAACCATTGTGACGAAAAATCCAATAGAAACAGATTCCTGGATTTACAGAATAATTGTCATATCACTCGGATTGGCTGTTCTCACCATTGTTGTAACACTTACCATAATGTCAATGAAAGATGGAAATCAAATAAATGCAC
The sequence above is a segment of the Chryseobacterium sp. JJR-5R genome. Coding sequences within it:
- a CDS encoding sensor histidine kinase is translated as MYNRKQLIYLKEKQLKEAEHQNQLLQKELEKQKLVEKERERISHDMHDDLGAGISALKLQAEFLRQRAEDQDLISDIDELLKTSEEMNISMREMLWSLNSGNDTLGSFIDYSKMYARNFLKKTNIQLSIEDENIIFETVITTEQRRNLFLCLKEALNNAYKHSQSDQLKLSFIQKDKEFMMKVSDNGIGIRHDQPEGNGLRNMKGRMKEQNGQCEITTENGTHLFFRIDL